DNA from Chloroflexota bacterium:
ATGACGTTCTGGCCAAGGGTGGCGAGGAAGCCTGGCAGGCAATTGAGACCCAGGGTATCCAGAAATTGAACTACGATGTCGGTGGACTGCATGGCCCGGTCATCTACAGTGCTGGCGATAACCGGCTTGCCAAATCGGTGAGAGTCTTCCAGATACAGGGCGGGAACATAGTCCCGGTGACTGACTGGATTGACGCGCCAGTGGTCAAATATGAAGAGTTTGAGTGGTTCGGTCAGTAGTTAGCGTGAACAAGGGGCGCCGCTAAAGCGGCGCCCCCTAAAGGAAAAGCTTTTATGCTCAAATTGAATAACATTGAAGTAACCTACCTCAATGTTATAAGGGTGCTGCACGGCGTTTCTTTGAGCGTGGATGATGGCGCCATCGTTACCCTCCTTGGCGCCAACGGCGCCGGTAAAAGCACCACGCTCAAGGCAATCTCCGGTCTTCTCCACGTTGAAGAGGGCGAGGTGACCGACGGCAGCATCCAGTGGAACGACGATAGAATCGACCGTAAAAGCGCCGAAGAGATAGGGAAACTGGGCATCATCCAGGCGCTGGAGGGACGCCGTGTCTTCGGCCACCTGACCGCGGAAGAAAACCTGACGGTTGGTGCCTACCAGCGCCATGACCGCCACGCCGTGAAACAGGACCTCGAGATGGTCTATCATTACTTTCCCCGGCTCAAGGACCTCCGGCGTAACACCGCCGGCTACCTCTCCGGAGGTGAGCAGCAGATGGTGGTCATCGGCCGCGCCATGATGGCTGCCCCCAAGCTGATGATGCTGGACGAGCCGTCGCTCGGCCTGGCACCGCTCCTCGTAGAGGAAATCTATGATATAATCAATCGCTTCAACATGGAGCAGAAAACCTCGGTGCTGCTCGTTGAGCAAAACGTGAGGATTGCGCTCAGCATCGCCCAATACGGCTATGTCATGGAAAACGGGCGCATCGTCCTCGACGGCTCGGCAGATTTCCTCAGAAATAACGAGGACGTGAAGGAATTCTATATGGGACTTTCTGCAATGGGGGCGAAGAAAAGCTACCGCGAGGTAAAACACTACAAGAGGCGCAAGCGATGGCTGTAAAAAAGAAACCCGATGAATTTTTCGATGACCTCGAGGTAATGTCGCCGGAGACGCGAGAGAAGTATCACAAAGAAAAGCTCGCGCAGACCGTTGCGCACGCCCATCGCCATGCTCCAGCCGTGAAAGAGCTGTTTGACCAGGCTAGCGTCAATCCAAAAGACATACGGACGGTAAAAGATTTACAAAAACTCCCCATCACCAGAAAAACCGACCTCATCGAGCGCCAGAAAGCTCATCCACCATACGGCGGCTTCTCTACTATCGCACCGGAGGACATCGACCGTGTCTTTATTTCCCCCGGCCCCGTCTACGAGCCAATACAGCATGAAGGTATCCGGTGGTTCGCCAAGGCTTTCTGGGCCGCCGGCTTCAGAAAGGGCGATATAGTGGTGAATACCTTCACCTATCACCTGTCCCCGGCCGGCATTTTGTTCCATGAAGCCATTCGCGACTGCGGTGCCACCGCCGTGCCTACGGGTACCGGCAACACTGACATTCAGGTTCAGACCATGCATCACCTGAAAGCGACCGGTTTCGTGGGCACGCCAAGCTTTCTGATGACCGTCCTCCAGCGGGCGGAGGAAATGGGGTATAACGCTAATAAAGACTTCTGCCTGAAACGCGCCTGGTTCACCGGCGAGCCGCTTGCCCCGTCGCTGCGGAAAACGTTTGAAGATGACTACAAAATAGACACCTATCAGGCTTACGCGGTCACCGAGGCCGGAGGTGCCCTCGCTTACGAGTGCAGTGAGAAATCGGGGATGCACCTCATGGACGAATATTTCATCGAAATCGTTGACCCGGAAACCGGGAGACAGCTTGGTCCGGGAGAAATCGGAGAAATCGCGGTAACGCCGCTGCACAATAGAAACTGGGGCCTCATCCGCTTTGGCACCGGCGACCTATCATCATATATCATTGACCCATGCCCCTGCGGACGCACCACCAATCGCTTGACCGGTATCCTCGGCCGTGCCGGGGATGCCGTGAAGGTGAGGGGTATGTTCGTGGTCGCCCGACAGGTGGAGCAGGTCTGCCTCGGCTTCGAGCCAGTGGCCCGATTCCAAATCGTGGTGACCCGCCAAGAGCAGCGCGATGAGATGAACCTAAAAGTTGAGCTCAAGCACGAGCTGAGCAGCGAGGAAAAACAGAAGCTATCCGGTGAATTAAGTCAGAAGCTCCAGAATATCTGCCGCATCAAACCGGATAGAATTGACTTCGTTCCACAGGGAACGATATCCGAAGAACAGCCGAAAATCGTTGATGAACGAAACTGGGAGTGAGCCGTCTCGCTTCTCAGCCTTTTTCCCCGCCGAGGTAAGCCGCGATAACTTCAGGATTGGTTCTGACCTCATCAGGGGTACCCTCGGCGATCTTCCGTCCGAAATCAAGCACCACGATTCTGTCCGCCAGGTCCATCACTACTCCCATGTCGTGCTCCACGAGGACAATGCAGTTCACGCCATCGCGGAGGACAGGTGAATCGGGATACGTCTCTCCCTGGCCTTCGAAGATGTCAATGATGAACCGGGCGATATCCTCCTTCTCCTCCAGATTCATCCCGGCCATCGGCTCATCAAGCAGCAGCACTCTCGGTTCTATAGCCAGCGCCCGCCCCAGTTCCACACGTTTGCGCATACCGTAAGGCAACATGCCCACAACTTTTTTCCGGATGGGTTCGATTTCCAGAAAGTCGATGATATCCTCCACGGTCTGGCGGTGCTTTACCTCTTCACCATGCGCCGGCCCGAAATACAGGGCGCTGCTGAGGAAGTTCTGTTTCATCAGGACGTGTCGCGCCGCCATAATATTGTCCAGGGTGTTCAGGCCGGTATAAAGCTCGATATTTTGAAATGTGCGCGCCAGACCCAGCCTGGCCGCCCGGTCCGGTCGGATGCGGGTGATTCGTCGCTCTCCGAAGTATATCTCCCCTTTTTGCGGTTTGTAGAAGCCATTGATGCAGTTCAAAAGACAGGTCTTGCCGGCACCGTTGGGCCCGATAATGGCCAGGATTTCATTCTCCCGTATATCAAGGCTCACGTCTATCAGAGCTTTGACACCGCCAAAGGTAAGGGAGAGGTTATCGACTCGTATCTTGACGTTATTTTCGTTGCTTTTCTGGACCATTTTCCTGTGAAGAACCCGCCGGGTCCGCTCGATTCGCCTCTTCGGCAAACAGCCGGTCACGGTAATCGGTAATGCGGTTGCACTCGGGCCCGGTACATTTCAACTGCCCTTTAAGTCGTTTTCTTTTCCCCTTTATCAAGCCGGCAGTACCCTTGCCCGGTTCACTGTATTTGCCAAATCCCACACACCGCACCGCGCCGTCCCTCTGGACGATGACGGTTACCTCGTCGTCAACATCATCGCAGTAGATTGTTGTTGCCGTTACCTGCCAGTCTGCCATAGATAAATCGTTTTTCCACCTGAATACTGCTATTAATATTACTATTATCCAGCCTCGAATTTCAAACGTCTCCTGTTTGACGGTCATTTCCATAGCACTTGACATACTTCCAGTGCATGCATACAATACGGGCAAATAGAAAGGAGGCATAGACATGGTAACATACAAGCATGAACACACCCACATCACCACCCCCGAACCCGACAAAATTATCGAATTCTATACCAAGGTGATGGGCGCCAGCGTTATCAAAGAGATTGAGAGTGCCGGCCGGCGACTGGTTGACGTAGACCTTGGCGGCATACCGATCAGGATTTCCAGCGGCACCGGCGCGGATAAAGACTGGACCGGCTTGAGGTACGGGTTACATCATATCGGCCTTGAGGTGGACAATATGGATGAATTCATCGCCAAAATGAAGGCCAACAGCGTCGAAATCGTCACCGAGCCATTTCAGCCCGGGCCGGGAATCAAAGCCGCCTTTATAAAATGCCCGGACGGTGCGCTTTACGAGATTATTGAAAAAAGTTAGGGCTAAAATTATCACGTAACCCGTTTATTGC
Protein-coding regions in this window:
- a CDS encoding ABC transporter ATP-binding protein — encoded protein: MVQKSNENNVKIRVDNLSLTFGGVKALIDVSLDIRENEILAIIGPNGAGKTCLLNCINGFYKPQKGEIYFGERRITRIRPDRAARLGLARTFQNIELYTGLNTLDNIMAARHVLMKQNFLSSALYFGPAHGEEVKHRQTVEDIIDFLEIEPIRKKVVGMLPYGMRKRVELGRALAIEPRVLLLDEPMAGMNLEEKEDIARFIIDIFEGQGETYPDSPVLRDGVNCIVLVEHDMGVVMDLADRIVVLDFGRKIAEGTPDEVRTNPEVIAAYLGGEKG
- a CDS encoding ABC transporter ATP-binding protein gives rise to the protein MLKLNNIEVTYLNVIRVLHGVSLSVDDGAIVTLLGANGAGKSTTLKAISGLLHVEEGEVTDGSIQWNDDRIDRKSAEEIGKLGIIQALEGRRVFGHLTAEENLTVGAYQRHDRHAVKQDLEMVYHYFPRLKDLRRNTAGYLSGGEQQMVVIGRAMMAAPKLMMLDEPSLGLAPLLVEEIYDIINRFNMEQKTSVLLVEQNVRIALSIAQYGYVMENGRIVLDGSADFLRNNEDVKEFYMGLSAMGAKKSYREVKHYKRRKRWL
- a CDS encoding AMP-binding protein — its product is MAVKKKPDEFFDDLEVMSPETREKYHKEKLAQTVAHAHRHAPAVKELFDQASVNPKDIRTVKDLQKLPITRKTDLIERQKAHPPYGGFSTIAPEDIDRVFISPGPVYEPIQHEGIRWFAKAFWAAGFRKGDIVVNTFTYHLSPAGILFHEAIRDCGATAVPTGTGNTDIQVQTMHHLKATGFVGTPSFLMTVLQRAEEMGYNANKDFCLKRAWFTGEPLAPSLRKTFEDDYKIDTYQAYAVTEAGGALAYECSEKSGMHLMDEYFIEIVDPETGRQLGPGEIGEIAVTPLHNRNWGLIRFGTGDLSSYIIDPCPCGRTTNRLTGILGRAGDAVKVRGMFVVARQVEQVCLGFEPVARFQIVVTRQEQRDEMNLKVELKHELSSEEKQKLSGELSQKLQNICRIKPDRIDFVPQGTISEEQPKIVDERNWE
- a CDS encoding VOC family protein, with the translated sequence MVTYKHEHTHITTPEPDKIIEFYTKVMGASVIKEIESAGRRLVDVDLGGIPIRISSGTGADKDWTGLRYGLHHIGLEVDNMDEFIAKMKANSVEIVTEPFQPGPGIKAAFIKCPDGALYEIIEKS